A window from Solea senegalensis isolate Sse05_10M linkage group LG15, IFAPA_SoseM_1, whole genome shotgun sequence encodes these proteins:
- the LOC122782309 gene encoding transmembrane 9 superfamily member 2-like — protein MCREEWAGVNMVLWLFGTALLLTQAAGFYLPGLAPVSFCEPGKDQVPDCKSTIELFVNRLDSVESVLPYEYTAFDFCSEKTLKRPSENLGQVLFGERIEPSPYKFEFKKPAVCQKVCTKTYDTNNPSDKNKLDFLKKGMLLNYQHHWIVDNMPVTWCYDVEDGQKFCNPGFPIGCYVTEAGRSKDACVVNSNFKEQDAFYIFNHVDITISYHIVENEQLGARLVAAKIEPKSYENPSDDTPDCSGGPKFLKNKYEGVYKIPYTYSVNFVEDKKIRWASRWDYILESMPHTNIQWFSIMNSLVIVLFLSGMVAMIMLRTLHKDIARYNQMDSVEDAQEEFGWKLVHGDVFRPPRKGMLLSVFLGSGTQIFIMTFVTLFFACLGFLSPANRGALMTCAVVLWVLLGTPAGYVAARLYKSFGGEKWKTNVLLTAFLCPGVVFADFFVMNLILWGEGSSAAMPFGTLVAILALWFCISVPLTFIGAYFGFKRAGIEHPVRTNQIPRQIPEQSFYTRPFPGIIMGGILPFGCIFIQLFFILNSIWSHQMYYMFGFLFLVFIILVITCSEATILLCYFHLCAEDYHWQWRSFLTSGFTAVYFLVYAVHYFFSKLQITGLASTILYFGYTMIMALIFFLFTGTIGFFACFWFVTKIYSVVKVD, from the exons TCAACCATTGAGCTGTTTGTGAACAGGCTGGATTCAGTGGAGTCTGTTCTGCCTTATGAATATACTGC GTTTGACTTCTGCTCAGAGAAAACATTGAAACGTCCATCAGAAAATTTGGGCCAGGTCCTTTTTGGGGAGAGAATTGAACCCTCGCCATACAAg tttgagTTTAAGAAACCTGCAGTGTGTCAGAAGGTGTGTACCAAAACGTATGACACCAACAACccatcagacaaaaacaaactggattTCCTCAAGAAAGGCATGTTGCTGAACTACCAGCATCACTG gattgTGGACAACATGCCGGTCACCTGGTGCtatgatgttgaagatggacAGAAGTTCTGTAATCCTGGTTTCCCGATAGGCTGTTATGTCACAGAAGCAGGTCGATCCAAAGACGCCTGCGTGGTCAAT TCTAACTTTAAGGAACAGGATGCTTTCTACATCTTTAATCATGTGGACATTACCATCAGTTACCACATTGTTGAGAATGAACAACTCGGAGCCCGGTTGGTTGCTGCCAAGATTGAACCCAAAAG CTATGAGAACCCCAGTGATGACACTCCTGACTGCTCTGGAGGACCAAAGttcctgaaaaacaaatatgaaggAGTGTATAAGATCCCATACACTTACTCTGTCAATTTTGTG gaagacaaaaaaatccGCTGGGCATCCAGATGGGACTACATCCTGGAGTCAATGCCTCACACCAACATCCAGTGGTtcag CATCATGAACTCGCTGGTGATTGTGTTGTTCCTGTCAGGAATGGTAGCCATGATCATGTTGAGGACTCTGCATAAAGACATAGCCAGATACAATCAGATGGACTCAGTG gaggaTGCTCAGGAGGAGTTTGGATGGAAGCTGGTCCACGGAGATGTTTTCCGCCCTCCCAGGAAGGGGATGCTGCTGTCAGTTTTCCTCGGCTCTGGGACCCAGATCTTCATTATGACCTTTGTCACCCTCT TCTTTGCCTGTCTTGGGTTCCTTTCTCCGGCGAACCGTGGAGCTCTGATGACCTGTGCTGTTGTTCTCTGGGTTCTTCTGGGAACTCCTGCGGGATATGTGGCCGCACGCCTCTACAAAT CGTTTGGAGGAGAGAAGTGGAAGACCAACGTTCTGCTGACAGCCTTCCTCTGTCCTGG GGTGGTGTTTGCAGACTTCTTTGTGATGAACTTGATCCTGTGGGGGGAGGGCTCTTCAGCGGCCATGCCCTTTGGCACCTTGGTTGCCATTTTGGCTCTCTGGTTCTGCATCTCGGTGCCCCTCACCTTTATAGGAGCGTACTTTGGCTTTAAGAGAGCA GGCATCGAGCACCCAGTGAGGACAAATCAGATTCCTCGTCAGATCCCGGAGCAGTCTTTCTACACAAGACCGTTCCCTGGAATCATCATGGGAGGAATTCTGCCTTTTGGATGTATATTTATTCAGCTCTTCTTCATACTTAACTCCATCTG GTCCCATCAGATGTACTACATGTTTGGCTTCCTCTTCCTGGTCTTTATTATCCTGGTCATCACATGCTCTGAGGCGACCATCTTGCTGTGCTACTTCCACCTCTGTGCTGAG gaTTATCATTGGCAGTGGCGTTCGTTCCTGACCAGCGGCTTCACCGCGGTCTATTTCCTGGTTTATGCCGTTCATTACTTCTTCTCTAAGCTGCAAATCACTGGACTGGCCAGCACCATCTTGTACTTTGGTTACACCATGATCATGGCGCTCATCTTCTTCTTATTCACTG GTACAATCGGCTTCTTCGCCTGTTTCTGGTTTGTGACTAAGATCTACAGCGTGGTCAAAGTGGACTGA